A window of Melopsittacus undulatus isolate bMelUnd1 chromosome 10, bMelUnd1.mat.Z, whole genome shotgun sequence genomic DNA:
CATCTAAGGTTTCAGTAAAGATAAGTCAGAGGAAATTTATCATCAGGTCTTCTgaaatttctttcctgttggaTTGCTTTATCCCTATCACCATTAGAATCAGGTTATTTTCATTGCACTGGCACCCCAAAAGAGCAAAAGGCTCAAATCTACTTCTTGCTGTACAAATATGTACGTAAAAAAGTACTTATCCCTGTTGCAAAGAGCTTACAATCTAGAAATAAGCTCCAGCTGATTTCTGAGAAGGACAAACAAGGGGTAACTTTGAGTCCAAGAATCAAATCTAGATCTTCCAGTATTCAGATTCTCCTCCAGCAGTCCCAGATGTCAGTGACCAAGTGCCAATACACCATCCATGGACATGCCCGCAGACCCCAATAACACAGCCTCAGAGAGACCCTGAGcacacaagaagctgggaagtAACATTCACCAAACTCTTCTGCTGGAAACCCCACTTCCACACATACTGTTGAGGTGGCAATTTCAAGTATGAGCTGTTGTGCAGGGGGTTTTGCCTTACCAGAGCCTGCTCGATAAGGAGGCAGAAGAGAATGGCATTGCCCACTTCTCTGAGGCTCTGGAACACATCAGTCTTCAGCTCTGCGTACTCAATGATGTCCTTCAGCTGATGGTGGAAAAACTCCAGGATTCCTTAAAAGACAAGGAAAGGCAGTCAGAAAAGTGGGAGCAGAATCATCTTTGATAACTTGGATAAAATGACAACCAGTGCCTTAATCACAAGTTGCAAGTTGTAACTGTTAAACATATTTATGGAGACTGGCACTGGGGAGAACTAGGATGCAGTGTCTTATCCTACTTTCAGTAACCCTTGGGAAATAGGGAGTAATTCATATAAACTCCATGGATTTCCTcatcagaggaaaaagagattCAAGACTGTAATGGATGTTTTGGTGCTGGCTCACGTATTCCAGCCAGAGTTTCCCATTCCATCTCAATGGcaggctgcaaaaaaaaatctgtgttaaCTAAGTAGAGCTTTTGAAAAATATCAGTGAAGCCACAGTAACGAAAGCTTACCAaatcctgaaaacaaaacagaagctaTCAGCAGACATTCCCTTATCAGCCATCTGTGTGGTCAAATGGAGATTTCCAATGGGAGATTTCCTGGAAAGGTTTCCTATACCTATTCCAGTGTCAATAGCAAAGCCACTGAAAGTGTGTTCCCACAAGCATGGCTGCATACTGCACTGGCATGTCAGATGCCAAACTCTGTTTAATTACTAGTGTGTGCCTGACTCAATGCTGTATCAACACATGGGCGAGCTCTTGCTCAAGCATTTATCTGGAGCACCCACCTGGAGAGCCATATTCATGTCTTGGCAAGCGGCATATCTTGGGCATTACTTCAATCAGAGTCTTCACATACTGCAGGATGGTGCCTTGTAGCTGTCAGAGACAAAGGGAAGTTAAGCTGGAATGATGCCTTCTCCTGGTGTTAGCTTTGAAAGAGACTGGTTGTGCATGGGTCCACATCTGACAGTACAGGATGGAACTTCAGCTGGAGTTCAAGAACTTGCTTATTTTGGATTTCACTCAAATATAAAATTCAGACCGAGTGTATGGAATTAGAGAGCTTTTACAGCTTCCTCCCAAATAATCAATCACAGCTGCATGGACTTTCGACTTCAAAATACAGCCTGCTGTGTTTGCATTGCTTGCAGCTGAAATCCAAACAAGACTCAGTTTAGATCCAGCTGGACTTGTGCTCCTAACCCAAAAAGCATTTCACCAGATCTGCCATAGAAGTCATTCCCCAGCACAGGAAATGCTCCTTCCACCTGAGGAATGATCACTACATACTCGGAATTTAAACAAGAATTTACAAGTTTCTGCAGATCTGATGTTTTGATCTAATatggaaaagaacagagaataTTTCTTAGTTAAAAGTGCTTGCTGTCATTTGGAGTTTTACACCTGCATCCTGGAGATACATTATGCAGGATTATGCACTAAACACTATTTAGCCAAACATAAAATCTTTGTCTTTGTGCTGAATGCTGTCTGATCTCGCACACCAGCTACAGCATTTTCAACTAAGTGACACAAGTTACATCTTCAGTAACTATGGTCCTTTACAGTAGGAAAACTGGATATGCACTTGAAGTTTTCAGTTTTTTACATTGCTTTGTTAGACGAGTTCAAAATGTCGTCATTGCAATCAAACCAGAATTTGGATATTTGTAATGAATGAAGATTGTCTTTCCAGTAAAGAAAGGGTTGTAGCTGAAAAGCATGACATGAAAAAGTGTATGTTTTTGCAcacttcctcctcccttcttaATGCTTGGTATTGCTAGTGCCCTTAGGGAGCACATGGGATCATTCTCCTGCGGgtatcacatttttcttctgaaaaagaaaagaactggaAAGCAGATTGGGCTATTGGCAGTCTGGCTTCAGAATACCTGACGGAAATGGACAGTATAGCTTGAATAAGGACTTGTCTATAGCATGAAATTTCTTATAAAGGCAGCAAAAGTTGGTATCATCAGTTTTGCTGCCTGCTCTTTGccttcctgcagctctccagggTACCACAAGGCAGTGAGATAGAGTGCTTTAGTGCTATCACTAAGCATGAGCACAGGTCTTGAAGGTGTCCCagactgcagcacaggcagtgctgggggacCATGAGTGCCATGTCCCACCTGATCACTTCCCAGTGGCTTTTAGCAAAGCTGCATGCCAGCTCCACCACCCCCAGATGTAGGTGGCTGATCACAGCTAGCACTGGTGGAAACACTCCATCATCCCACAGCAATCAGTGGGATTCCTCAGCAACAGTGAAAATCAACTGTCAATACAAGTGTTTCAGCGTGACTCAAGGGACACAAAGGTGCCCAGATGTGAACACCCTGAATCCAAAACCCAGGCTGACCATCCAACCTATGCCTCTCAAGACATCAAGGTTTCTCCATTGCCAGGGTTAGATTCATAATTACCAAGCTCTTGACGATCTTCAACAGCTCTTCCATGACCACAGCAATGCCTTGATAGCCAAGAAGCCTGCAGATTGTCTTGAAATGAGGTGGCCCCACGAAGTTGCGGTAGGAGCTATAGATGTGACTGTAGGCAATGTTGAGAGGCTGAGAAATCAGAAGCACAGTGACACAGGACAGTTAGACAGGAGCATTTACCAGATGTGAGCAATTCCCTTATCACAGTGTTATGTTCCATCActtcaattaatttttaaggcaaagaaggagaaataataaaccccacaaaaatttccatttcttcttgtgaCAAAGAGGAGATTACTTTTCTTGCTATATAGTCAGATACATTCTAATCTCAGCACACTGTCAACGTCACAAGGTTTCTTATCCTGCTATGTAGTAATGGCACTTTCAATTCCAAGGCAATTTACTCTTTCATACATTCCCAATCAAGGATTTCAGTCATTGGCCCTTTGCTTCTTCAAACCCGAATTCTTCTCtactaaaatgaaaagctttataTACTTGTAACcaggcagatttttttccctatgggCACTTGCTTTAAATAAGGCTTCTTAATAACAGTAGGAACTGCAGCATTTGAGCTTAAGGGCAGTTGgaagagatacagaaaaaatcattttttaCATCCTGTAAAGCTCTATATCAGTCTCTGTAATTAATAGACATTCCCATGGGGCTGTGCAAAAGGCAATAATCTAACCCTGGTCTAGGGAGAACAGTACCCAGGGCTCTCCCCCTGCCAAATTTTTTGTGGCAGAAAACAAAGTTGTTTCCAGGAATGTGCTGTATCAGTGTAATCTTGGAAATATGGAAATTGCTGCAACATTTTATCAGGGGAAGATTTCTCAGATCCATTTAGTGTGAGGGAAACAGGATCAGGGGGAATTAATTCATTCGTGttatctgcaaaaaaaaacatagggaaaaatcagatttaaatgAAACACCACATGCTCGGCTTGGGCTCTGCAGCAGAAGTGTTGGCACCATGATTCAGCCCAGCAGAGAAGGGCTGCAGTTTCCCCCCACATCTATGACTGCAGCCTCagtaaacagcaaaaaaagcccATTCTTGAAAAGATTCTGGCAGTAGTGCCTCTTCCAGCAAAACACAGATAAACCCTTGGTTCATGCTTACCAGAACTTTCTTAAGCACCGGataggaaaacaaatcaaactgTATCCCAAATGCACAGTTCAAGGTTGACTTTGTGTGAGTGCTGCATAGTAAAGGCACACTGCACTCTCATCTCATGCAGCAGAGAGCTTGCTTCCCTCAGTTATTGCAAACTCCACTCTACACGGATGTGATTCCCTTCACTGCCAGTAATGGGGCCAAAGGAGCAGAGGGACCAATGCATTGAAGACCTTAGGGTGAAAGGGAGCAAGTGTGAAGTAGTAGAACAGGGCAAAATGTTGTCTCTCCTCCAACACTACTGCAATACTGAAGCTGAAGGCTTCCCTTGTGCTCCAATTCTGACTCACTTCCTTGAGATTTACTTTAACACTTCATTCGAGTTACTAATGAGTTACAAAGTGAAGTCATTTGCTAAGAATCAGAAAAGTACTTTATTTTGCTCAGATACAGAATCCTAGCAGACTGATGTACTGATTGTGCTTTCATAGTCTGACCAGATGCTTTAATCAATTAATTAATTGTCCCTCATTTTGTTACAGCCCCAGTGCTCTGGTCCAGTAGCTTATTGCCTACTATAATAGACAGGCACACTGCTATGTGAGAAAATGAGCAATGGTTTATGTTTCAAAAAGTGTGTCTATTTAAACATCAGGTAATGCCCAGCCTGGAACATTTTCCAAATGGCTAACACAATCATCCCATAGGGAAGCCAGTAACCTGCCAGGGTCCTAGTCCAGCCCTGCTTTTGCTCTGGCTTTTGTACTGAGTCATTCCAGCCCCAGGTGCCCCCAGAAAGTGTCCTACTGCAGGGGTGATGGCTTCTcacaccttccttccttctcacacCTTCCTTCCTTGCTGCCCCCTGTAGACTCCTTTACCCTGTTGCTCCCCCCCCGGTTAGCACAGCAGTGGCTTGAATTAAATATCCCCATTTCAGCAAGCTCATGAATACACACTCATTTCTGGAAGCCTTTTCTGTACTCTGTGGCTAGGAGACAGGTCTTCTGTCTGCACATGCACCATGGTCCCCTGAGATGGGCTACCACTGGCATCCACCTGTGGAGGAACTGGTCAGATTTTCCCCATAATGGGGCTGACATTTCGCTGTATGGGCAGCAGGCAgccggtgctgctgctctgccacccACATCACCTCTTAGCAGGATAATggagctggagagcagcttTCAAGTGGGCTTTTCCCTCAAGTAAGGGTCTTGACAATAAGCCTGATTGGGAGGACACACATTTTAGGACGTGCATTGGCTGCAGACAAGCAGAATTCATCCCTCTCTGTATGCAAGATGAGGCTGGTTCATCGAGTTCTCTGCAGAGCTACACAGTGCATTAGCAGCAGGCTTGATTCTAATAATAATACTCTGCcagcaattaaaaatacagctccATTTAAGGGTGAGATACACAGCTTGGGATAGAGACTGTGGGATGTAAAAAATGACACCAGGGGGTATTTTAAGACAAAACAGCTGAAGGTACAAGCTGGCTGAACAGCACAGCTCGCTCCCCCGCACTGAGCGGCTGCTTCCACCCCTTCAGAGAGCCAGAGAAAGGCCCCATCTTGCTGTGTcttgggagcagcagctgccaaagACACTGCGGAGCTTTGCCCCACCTTTGGTTTGGGGCCAAATGGGCAGCTTTGGGGTCTGGGAGGCAGGGAGTGCAAGCAGGCTGAGTTTCCAGTGTCCCACAGAGCCTGGGTGTCCCACTCCAGGTCTCAGGACAGCCATCAGTACCTGGAAGCACGTGGGGAAGGCCCCCATGTTGCTTTGGGAGCTCAGGAGGTTATAtcagggatgctctggagcagtttcagcagcaaatgaagcaaaacaaaacccagttgTCATTTCCATCTCTTTGAGACTGTTGTTAGCCATCACCCAGACCTGTCTGAGCTCACCTAAGGGAAGGCAGGGAGAGTTTTATCCAGTGAAATAgatcagagagagagagataacAAACAGATAATACTGTCTATGCCAGAACTCCCTTGGAATAACAAAGAGCTAATGAAAAAGGAATATACTTAGAGACAAAAAAGGACTTACATATAGCCCAAGATGAGTTCAGGCTCCCAGCCAAACTAACTTCAGTGTGACAGCTGAGACATGTCTTAGAGTGAAAAACAGTTCTGGCCAGAATTGTCAGAGGAAGTTCTCTAAGTCAAACAGCCTGAATGACCTGGTTTCTTCCTCTGCCACAAGTAACCTTCAATCTCCCTGTAAGACTTTTACCATATTCAGCTGTATCCGCTGGTTGCTAACACTTCCATGCgaacaaaaaatacatattccCCAGCTGGGATGGACATGTACAATGCAGCAGACATTTATATACCATGTTGAGGCTGTCTGTGTATATTCTGTGTCTCAGCATAATGCCTTGCTATACCAGCTCCTGATTTCCATGATCTGTATGCACTATTACTTACAAGCCAATGGCCATGGCAGTCCAGTAGCACAGCCTATGCAGCCTGCTGGAGGGCATCAGCAGCCCCCACTGCCAACTgcagcaaccacagcttctgAACACCTTCGGGCTATTGCTGCAGAAAAtagagcagctccatcccattcaCACACCGTAACtatttttacaagggcctgcagCATGTACTGTCCTTAAGGTTACATCTGCCTGCATCATGCTAAGAAAGGGGAGGCAAATTCAACCAGGGAAAGGGAAACAGGAATTTCCAGTGACCCTGGGTCTGGCAGTGCCAAGAAAAATCGAAGCACtcatgaaaatacataaattaagCCAAATCTAAAGCACTTACAGAGCTAAAAAGTGCTCACGAGCAGTAAGTAGTGGGTTGCTCATAATTTTGCAGCTTCTTTGTCAGACACTTGGCAACCTGCTGTGTTTTGTAAGTGGCTGAATGACAGAAAATGGTTCAGTTTTGCTGGCCACTGGAGAGCACTTAGGGTTTGCATCCTATGGTGAGGAGCCAGGGGTCGAAGGCAGGGCCACAGCTGGGTCCACCTGCAGATATGGGGAACACCAGTTGCTGAAGCAGTCCTGGCACTGGCATTGTTTTGGCATCTCCTCATCCTAGGAAATCAGAATTACGAGCTCATCACAAGTGTAAGTGGGTGTGAGCTTGATTCCTGGAGGTAGTACCAACACCACTAGGAGCTTTGCTGCATTTTCCTTTGAGAAGTGGTATTGATCACATCATGTAGAAAGTGGGACCCTTCGCTGGCCTAATCCAGCTATTTCCACTTTCTTCAGTCCTCTCTTCCTGCTAACACACCTTATTTGTGAACAACAAGAATTTAATTTCCCAGCCACTCTGAACACTGATAAACTCAACAACCCAAACACGACAAGAAGGCAGCTCTCTTGTGTAACCCACCTTTCTGAAGCACAGATTTATATCTTCAGCTCtctccctgcaggcagggatgtaCTTTACTCACAGCAAGGGATCAGCTAAGAGCTCTCTTATCCCCCTGCTCTTGTAAGCAGGACAGAGCCATGCAAAAGGCAGGAAGCCACCTGGGAGCACTTTAATTTCCATCCCTGCCcataattattttcatctttgcCCCCTGTTTTCAGCTCgctggcagccacagctcacTCACAGGAATGGAAGGGGATACTGAtcttggaaaacaaacccaaaacatgcAGAACTGccaaacagaaatcaaaagcaAGGGTCATGTGTCCTCCCCAGGCTTGTAATTGCCTCTCCTGATGCAGTTTGCATCATCATCTAATCACTGTTGATATCAGAAGGTCTTTGAAACACTGCACCTTTCCAGGAATAACAAAGAATGAGTAATTCCAGACCCAGAACCAATGTTTCTTCTGGGAAAGTTCTTCTCTCAAGCACATTTTGGCTTCAGACAGCAGTGAAATCACTTGTTCAAAGTCTCTCCTTAGCAGACCCAGTGCCACATCTGTCCCCTCCTGGCCACAGACTTGAGCTGTTCCCCTGACTGGTACTGGCTTTGCCTCTCCCTTCTTCTCTCTCACCAGACTGACAGGGGACACCCCTGAGCAGTCTATAATGCAGGGGCATTCAAAGAAGAGCCTGTCTTAATCCATTGGGAGTTCAGCACTAGGTCAAAGTCTTTCAAAACCCAGTTCCTGCTCTCATCACACAGcttagaaaatgttaaaaagttAATGGACATTGCTGCAGCATCAGGGTTGAAAATCTGCTGCTCTCTGGGTTTGGCTCAAACCAGTAGTTTAAATGTGcaagaaatcacagaattaaaGACAAAGCCCCTCAGTTCTAAATTATCAATGTGTACTGCAGGCCAGGATCCCACATTTCATACCATATGCCAATGTGTCTCTAATGCAGACCCTGCTGGGGACCAGTGATGGTGTTGCTGGGGGACTGCAgacagaggaaaaccagaaaacaccAAACAAGCCAGCAAATAAAACTACCTGACTTGTCTCAGAGACATGCTTCTCCCAGGCAGAAGCTTTTAAGGATAACATTCCCAAATCATGTGAAGATGCCTGCCCATCCTTCCGTATTGGTTGCTATGGTGAGGGATGACGGAGCCCCAGATGGGTATAATATGAGGCAGAGCACAGAGAAGGGATTTcacagaggcaggagggaggagagcagctgggaagaggGGAAGGCGCTGCCTGCCTGTAGCCAcgctgctccccagcactgacAGGAGGTAagtggctgccccagccctgggagGGCTCCACGATGGGTGCATGTCCTGCACTGCTCTTCATGTAAGAATGGCTGAAACGGTCATTGAGATGAGCTGATTTTCGAGTGAATTAGAGGAAAGTTAAGTTGCAgtgagagagggaggaagagggaaaaaagaaactggtTCTATTGCATGCAGCTCTGTGTGGAGCACTGGGATGGTTGGGAGAGAATGCTGCAGCGTGCTCAGACAGCACTTTAGCAATCTAAAGGAGTGATGCACTGAAGTGATTTGTGGCTGTTGCTAGACAGTTTGTTAGTGGTCAGTGTCTTCTGTCTGGGGGAGAGCTTTGTacttattatttttgtatttccctaaaggcatttatttatatttcaccAATCTTCAGATTTCACATTTACAATCCTGATATAGCATGAGATGCTGCAGGAATAGAAAGAGTTTATGCTCCATTAAGCAACAAGTAAGGTacagaaaatgcaggaaaaactTAAACCAGTGAAATAATCACtatgcagcttttaaaatggcatttaGCTGTAAAATCAAAGTATCTCTTGGCAGCTTCACAAGCAAGTTGGAGATAGCTTAATGATCAGTTTATGTTAATTCCACGAGAAACAAAAAAGCTAAGCAAGCTTCCTATATAGACAACTAGTCAGAAAGATCTAAAACACCCAAAATCTAACTAAAGCATAAAGTATGTCTATATCCCAGTAGTTATTTTGGTTTCAAAACAGGGTGATACAGTAGTCCAGGTACCAGCAAGATTCATATTTTGTAATTTTAGCCATCTAAGACCTAGCAGCTAATCTAAGCTAGCCAGGCATTGTCCTGAGTCCAATCTAAGGGCCAGTGAAGCAGGGGAAAGACTTCACTGGTGCCAGTGGCCCTTGAGTCTGTACACAAATGAGGAAACTCAGCCTCTCCCTGCATCTGTTTTCAGGAGCACCATGAACATCGAAGTGCACAACATCACTTACACCAGCGCCACTGTCTCCTGGGCCATGAACAACCCCTGTCCAGAGAACTACTACCATGTCATGTACCGCCCCAACTGGAACAGCATCTTTGCTGGCTATTTACGCCAGAACTTCCACCGTGAGGAGCGAGTTCCTCACCCCCTCAGCTCCCTCGTCCTCCACCGACTCACACCATCCACCATCTATGTTCTCTGCATCACATGCAAGAACTCTTACCCCTCCGGCAACCACTGCACCACCTTTCACACTCTGGACAAAACCCCTCTGATTTTCGGCGGCTCTAAGCATGAATCTACCACCTCCATATGGATGGTGAGCagcctgctgctcctctgcttcaCTGCTCTCCTGGCCTATGGCTGCCTGCAGTTCTGGTCTTCACGGTGCCACCGGGCTGTGAGGCTGAAGCATCCCAATACTAGCTCTGAAGAAGGGAGCAGCTCACTGGAGAGGCCGCTGGATGATGGACTGAGAGAGGAGTTTCTGGAAGTCCCCATGACCACTGTGCTAATGAGGGGCTCCAGCTTCATGAGGGAGAGCCCATACAGCTCCCCccacagctttttttcctataaaaccAGTGATGATAAAAGGGCCATCTTGCCACAGCATGGCCTTCAATGAGAGCAAAATAAAGGGAGATCCTGCTTGGAGAGCCCTGCTTGGTTCACACTGCTCTTTCCCAGCTCTTCCCaacaggattctgtgattctgtgattgtctGTGTGTCCATGGGGACTTTTTGTCCCAGGGTAGAATACAAGGCAGGATATTGATTGCAAGGAGAAGGATTTTTGtcaaaaaatgacaaaatgacaaaaacatTCTCATTTGCTGAGGCTTTGTAAAAAGAAACCAAGTCAGGTCTCTGGGAAGGGCCAGGCTCAGCTGACTGCAGTGTCATTACCTAATCTGTATCAGTGCTGTAGATTCACTTCAGAGTCATCAATCAACGTGCACAACAAATAAACTCCACTCAAGTAGATTCACACTTGAGTGATCCTCCACTAGCACCACACCCCAAGCCCTCATAACACCTGTATAAACAGTCACTGCAGCCTGACACAAGAGGTATTGTCAGTATCAAGTAGGCTCTTTTGCACACACAAGTATTTTAGTAATTCCCATTGTGAACTACAAATGGGATTCCTGAAGTGGTACCTTCCTTGGGGAGAAGCATTGCTTTGGAGCTCCAACttgctctcctctccctgcattTGGGTGGATGTCTCAGTGTCAACACTAAGCACAGAGCAGTGTCAGCATTTCCTAACACAGGCATATTACAGAGAAGAATATGGGAAAACAGTAGCAAAAGCACACGGAATCTGCTTTTTGcatggctttttgttttcacatggCAATGTGACCCTGCAAATTTGCACCCACCATTCTGTTAATGAAGTAGTTCTTGCATTTCTCTCTTCCTAAATAAATACTTCCAACATCCACTCCTTCTGGCTGCTGTGGCTCATTTACTGACCTTGGATCCATAGAGGTAATATGGCTGAACATTGGCTGGCTTGTCCCGCTGGGGTTCCTGTGTGAATGGAATTGCTGTCCTCACAAACCTATAGTGGGCACAGGAGACAGGGAGGAAAGTGGTCAGAGCCTGGTGAGTGGTGCTGAGTGCAGATATGGCCTGGGATGAACTGTAGTTGCAGGCTGATTAGCAATTCATCACAGGAACTGGAATGCAAGCTCCTGCTTTTATCTTTTAGTGGAGTAAAACATCAATTTAACCTACCAAAGGTGAGGTTTCTTCTCATGTATGagcagctgccacagctctgctgctcagtaatCCAGCTCGCCAAACCAAACTAGCTCTGCTGCTTGCAATCACTGTCTTAACTATCACTTGAATATGCTACTAACATTTTCAAGGCCAAGCAGAGCTAGTGGGTTTTAAGTTCACTTTAAGTGCAATTGTTTCATCCCATAGGGAATGCAAACCTCATTGCAATGCATGTGAATTTAATGTGGCTTGTTTGACACTTTGAAAGAAGAGGAGCGTCTCCACTGCCCCCTTgtcttgcttttcctcctcaccTGTTGGTGGATCCATTGTAACAGTAGTTGGGTAGAAAGTCAAAGTTGAGCTCCCAGAAGACATGGAGGGTGATGCGCCCATAGGGTGCAGACACGTTGTGGTTGGCCTCCCGGAACATGGCATCAAAGCTGTCCAAAGTCATGTGCTTGCACAGCAACCTGTGAGTCAGGCGATTTATTTCCAAGAGccactccagctcctgcagtacataaagcagcagcaaatgcaaTGTATTACCAAGATGACAATAGAAACAGCTCGTTTCATTGCCAGGGGAATGATTTTATATCCACGCCCACAGAGAATTTTTCAGGTGAGGATGTAGCAAACGTTAAAGGCATCAGTTTAACCCAGTGGCCAAGGCAAATTGCACTTCCTTCCACTCAGGAGGGTCCTGGTCTGCTATCTCTAAAACCTGCAGGAAGCAAAATGAGTTTGTTCCCCACTAAGCACTGCCTGGCTTTCACATCAGAATCCTCCAAAGGTGGAAACTAGTCATTTTACACTGCTTGACTCTGATGCTCCTGTAACACATCAGACAGCAAGTCCTGTACATGCACAAATGATGCCTCAGCCACCTTCACCCAACAGGGGAATTGAAGCCAGGATTTCCTTCTCCCAGATTACAGAACTCTCTTATGTGAGCTCTGCAAAATCTAACTGCTGACTGTCATCTTACGATTTATGCAGACACTTAATGGTCCAGTAATAATGCAATTAAAGTTGCCTAAGCAGAAATAGTAGAGATTCGGCAGCATAAAGAAAGCAGCTGGCTAGCTGAAACCTGCTGTAGGTGGGACTTGGAGCAGAAGACAGTTAACT
This region includes:
- the FNDC9 gene encoding fibronectin type III domain-containing protein 9, with the protein product MNIEVHNITYTSATVSWAMNNPCPENYYHVMYRPNWNSIFAGYLRQNFHREERVPHPLSSLVLHRLTPSTIYVLCITCKNSYPSGNHCTTFHTLDKTPLIFGGSKHESTTSIWMVSSLLLLCFTALLAYGCLQFWSSRCHRAVRLKHPNTSSEEGSSSLERPLDDGLREEFLEVPMTTVLMRGSSFMRESPYSSPHSFFSYKTSDDKRAILPQHGLQ